One segment of Nodosilinea sp. PGN35 DNA contains the following:
- a CDS encoding Crp/Fnr family transcriptional regulator, whose amino-acid sequence MLNSVERLLFIRNVPMFKELRDDFLVRLASVMDEVFYDSNYTIITEGQEGRSMYIVVSGRVSVHIGGQEVAQLKEDECFGEMSVFDAEPRSASVTTLEPCACLVLTQQQLYDAIDETPGIAVNVIRLLSRRIRELNQDLNQVKQQLTQPSPFPQTRPQWYRPLPFPPSEPLARSGN is encoded by the coding sequence ATGTTAAACAGCGTCGAACGCCTCCTGTTTATTCGCAACGTCCCCATGTTCAAAGAGCTGCGGGATGACTTTTTGGTGCGGCTGGCCTCGGTGATGGATGAGGTGTTCTACGACAGCAACTACACCATCATCACCGAGGGCCAGGAGGGGCGATCGATGTACATTGTGGTGTCGGGCCGCGTCAGTGTGCACATCGGCGGTCAGGAGGTGGCCCAGCTCAAGGAAGACGAATGCTTTGGCGAAATGTCGGTGTTTGACGCCGAGCCGCGATCGGCCTCGGTCACCACCCTGGAGCCCTGCGCCTGCCTGGTACTCACCCAGCAGCAGCTCTACGACGCCATTGACGAAACCCCCGGCATTGCCGTCAACGTAATTCGCCTGCTGTCGCGCCGCATTCGCGAACTCAACCAAGACCTCAACCAGGTCAAACAGCAGCTGACGCAGCCTTCGCCGTTTCCCCAAACCCGACCCCAGTGGTATCGGCCGCTGCCGTTTCCGCCGTCAGAACCCCTGGCGCGATCGGGCAACTAG
- the ilvN gene encoding acetolactate synthase small subunit: MKHTLSVLVEDEAGVLSRIAGLFARRGFNIESLAVGPAETSGISRITMVVPGDDAVIEQLTKQLYKLINVLKVNDVTDTPCVERELMLLKVNANSTNRSEIIEFAQIFRARVVDVSEDSLTLEVVGDPGKMVAIVQVLNRFGIREIARTGKIALPRESGVNTEYLKSLERKFQ; this comes from the coding sequence ATCAAACACACCCTCTCTGTGCTGGTCGAAGACGAGGCCGGGGTGCTGAGCCGCATTGCCGGTCTGTTTGCCCGGCGCGGGTTTAACATTGAGAGCCTGGCGGTGGGGCCTGCTGAAACCTCGGGTATTTCTCGCATTACCATGGTGGTGCCGGGCGATGACGCGGTGATTGAGCAGCTCACGAAGCAGCTCTACAAGCTGATCAACGTGCTCAAGGTCAACGACGTCACCGATACCCCCTGTGTCGAGCGCGAGCTGATGCTGCTCAAGGTCAATGCCAACAGCACCAACCGCTCTGAGATCATTGAGTTTGCCCAGATCTTTCGGGCGCGGGTAGTCGATGTGTCTGAAGATTCTCTCACCCTGGAGGTGGTGGGCGACCCCGGCAAGATGGTGGCAATTGTGCAGGTGCTCAACCGCTTTGGCATTCGCGAAATAGCCCGCACCGGCAAAATTGCGCTACCCCGCGAGTCGGGAGTCAACACCGAGTACCTCAAGTCCCTAGAACGCAAGTTTCAGTAA
- a CDS encoding M48 family metallopeptidase, protein MNFFEHQDQARRNTTKLLLLFGLSIAVMVAAFYGVAIALLSADALGPTPLWRPGVLFWVASGTLAFMVVGSSTKLAQLGQGGHSLAKGLGGREINPLTDDPGEQRLINVVSEMALASGTPIPAVYLLDDEPGINAFAAGFTADKAVIGVTRGCLDQLSRDELQGVIGHEFSHILNGDMGLNLKLIGVIHGLLLIYIAGRVVLRWNYYPSGSLRRSKDDKGGGAILAAALAMVVIGYLGVLCGRLIKSAVSREREFLADASAVQFTRNPEGLTGALRKIGQLPAGSTMVSPMAETASHLLFGEANGSLSFLGGWFATHPPLHERLRRLGQVPMPQGAAPLGETALSFNSAEDSLVMGLHGGTNTAVRAGTAAIASPSAGQFMTAIGTTDARRLAQVRSLLSELPADLKAALHDPTAAIEVVYALLVRTKPALQTQQIEYLSNTYGSDCRGRVGQIYNQIRGLKHGQDLLLLEALVPALQQLDPEAGQRFMQTAQTLSQPGGRLLLSNFPLQLILRKRLSGPSLQPTAAITAMDDLWGDATVVLALLARVGHSRPEDALYALKLGFSQLPGAKAQPSPRELPKVNSSEVMTSLGRLELAIPKLKQAIVDACAHTVLADNDVTPAEMNLLRAVVITLDCPAPPFLK, encoded by the coding sequence ATGAATTTCTTTGAGCATCAGGATCAGGCTCGCCGCAACACCACCAAGCTGCTGCTGCTGTTTGGGCTGTCGATCGCAGTGATGGTCGCGGCATTTTATGGAGTGGCGATCGCGCTTCTATCCGCCGATGCCCTGGGGCCGACTCCGCTGTGGCGACCGGGGGTGTTGTTTTGGGTGGCCAGCGGCACCCTGGCTTTTATGGTGGTGGGCAGCTCGACCAAGCTGGCCCAGCTCGGGCAGGGGGGCCACAGCCTGGCCAAAGGGCTGGGGGGGCGGGAGATCAACCCCCTCACCGATGACCCCGGCGAACAGCGGCTGATCAACGTAGTCAGCGAAATGGCTCTGGCCTCGGGCACCCCCATCCCGGCGGTGTACCTGCTGGACGACGAGCCGGGTATCAATGCCTTTGCGGCGGGCTTTACCGCTGACAAAGCCGTAATTGGGGTGACCCGTGGCTGCCTTGATCAGCTCAGCCGCGACGAGCTGCAAGGGGTGATCGGCCACGAGTTTAGCCACATTCTCAACGGCGATATGGGCCTCAACCTCAAGCTGATTGGGGTGATCCACGGTCTGCTGCTGATTTACATTGCCGGGCGCGTGGTGCTGCGCTGGAACTACTACCCCAGCGGGTCGCTGCGCCGCTCAAAGGATGACAAGGGCGGCGGGGCCATTCTGGCGGCGGCCCTGGCCATGGTGGTGATTGGCTACCTGGGGGTGCTGTGCGGGCGGCTGATTAAAAGTGCCGTATCGCGGGAGCGAGAGTTTTTGGCCGATGCCTCGGCGGTGCAGTTTACCCGCAACCCCGAGGGGCTGACCGGGGCGCTGCGCAAAATTGGCCAGCTGCCGGCGGGGTCTACCATGGTCTCCCCGATGGCTGAAACCGCCAGCCACCTGCTGTTTGGCGAGGCCAACGGCAGCCTATCGTTTCTGGGGGGCTGGTTTGCCACCCACCCGCCCCTGCATGAGCGGCTGCGGCGCTTGGGTCAGGTGCCGATGCCCCAGGGAGCCGCTCCCCTAGGAGAAACGGCATTGTCGTTTAATTCTGCAGAAGACTCTTTGGTGATGGGGCTGCACGGGGGGACAAACACCGCTGTGCGGGCAGGAACGGCGGCGATCGCATCCCCCTCGGCAGGACAGTTCATGACCGCCATTGGCACCACCGATGCGCGGCGGCTGGCTCAGGTACGATCGCTGCTCAGCGAACTACCCGCCGACCTCAAGGCCGCCCTGCACGACCCCACGGCGGCGATTGAGGTCGTGTATGCCCTGCTGGTACGAACCAAACCCGCCCTCCAAACTCAGCAGATCGAGTACCTGTCCAACACCTATGGCTCCGATTGCAGAGGGCGAGTGGGACAAATTTACAATCAGATTCGCGGCCTCAAGCATGGGCAAGATCTGCTGTTGCTAGAGGCGCTAGTGCCCGCTCTCCAGCAGCTCGACCCCGAGGCAGGCCAGCGGTTTATGCAAACGGCTCAAACCCTGAGCCAGCCGGGGGGTCGCCTGCTGCTGTCAAACTTTCCGCTCCAGCTGATTCTCCGCAAGCGGTTGTCTGGCCCATCGCTTCAGCCAACCGCAGCCATTACCGCCATGGATGACCTGTGGGGTGATGCAACGGTCGTGCTGGCCCTGCTGGCGCGGGTTGGGCACAGCAGGCCAGAGGATGCCCTCTATGCCCTCAAACTGGGTTTTTCGCAGCTGCCGGGGGCAAAGGCGCAACCCTCCCCCCGTGAGCTACCTAAGGTTAACAGCAGCGAGGTGATGACGAGCCTAGGTCGCCTAGAGCTGGCCATTCCCAAGCTGAAGCAGGCCATTGTCGATGCCTGCGCCCACACCGTATTGGCCGACAACGATGTCACCCCCGCCGAGATGAATCTACTGCGGGCGGTGGTGATTACCCTCGACTGCCCGGCCCCGCCATTTCTGAAGTAG
- a CDS encoding LemA family protein: MGVLILLVAVLLIAAVFLVNLYNRLVTGRNRYQNAYAQIDVQLRRRYDLIPNLVESVKGYMAHEKETLAAVISARNSAMSASRQAAQAPGDPRAMTQLAAAEGMLDSTLGRLFALSEAYPDLKANQNMAQLIEELRSTENRIAFARQAFNDAVTLYNTQREMFPGNLIAGSFNFNAAQLLEESAPEVKEVPRVSFS, encoded by the coding sequence GTGGGGGTACTAATACTGCTGGTGGCCGTACTGCTAATTGCGGCGGTCTTTTTGGTCAATCTCTACAACCGGTTAGTGACCGGGCGCAACCGCTACCAAAATGCCTACGCCCAGATCGACGTGCAGCTGCGCCGCCGCTACGACCTGATTCCCAACCTGGTGGAGAGCGTGAAGGGCTATATGGCCCACGAGAAAGAAACCCTGGCGGCGGTGATCAGCGCCCGCAACAGCGCCATGAGCGCCAGCCGTCAGGCGGCCCAGGCCCCTGGAGATCCGCGAGCGATGACGCAGTTGGCCGCCGCCGAGGGCATGCTCGACAGCACCCTGGGGCGGCTGTTTGCGCTGTCGGAGGCCTACCCCGATCTCAAAGCCAATCAAAATATGGCCCAGCTGATCGAAGAACTGCGCTCCACCGAAAACCGCATCGCCTTTGCCCGGCAGGCGTTTAATGACGCCGTCACCCTCTACAACACCCAGCGAGAGATGTTCCCCGGCAACCTGATCGCGGGCAGCTTCAACTTCAACGCGGCCCAGCTGCTCGAAGAAAGCGCCCCTGAGGTCAAAGAAGTCCCCCGCGTATCTTTTAGCTAG
- the mnmE gene encoding tRNA uridine-5-carboxymethylaminomethyl(34) synthesis GTPase MnmE, which produces MGRINGIDGALPGPAGVVPPVAQGETIAAIATAIAPQQGSVGIVRLSGAEAVAIARALFYSPGRQRWESHRILYGHVRDPRTGQSVDEALLLLMLAPRSYTREDVVEFHCHGGLMAVQQVLGLCLSQGARLAEPGEFTLRAFLNGRLDLTQAEGVADLVAAQSTLAAKTALAGVQGKLTGAIRQLRSTCLDVLAEVEARIDFEDDLPPLDEGAVRSQLATVLAEVERLLATAESGELLRTGLKVAIVGRPNVGKSSLLNAWSRCDRAIVTDLPGTTRDVVESQLVVGGIPIQVLDTAGIREASDPVEQIGIARSRQVAQGADLVLLTIDAAAGWTEADQRLYASVRESSLILVINKVDLLADGAAIDSAIPRGLPTVHTAAAQQQGIDALEQAILKTIHADHLTPSNLEFTVNQRQGAALTQARNALVQVQQTIEQQLPLDFWTIDLRSAIAALGSITGDEITESMLDEIFSRFCIGK; this is translated from the coding sequence ATGGGCAGAATAAACGGCATAGACGGCGCTCTTCCTGGGCCAGCGGGTGTAGTACCTCCCGTTGCCCAGGGGGAGACGATCGCGGCGATCGCCACCGCCATTGCCCCCCAGCAGGGCAGCGTGGGCATCGTGCGGCTGTCGGGTGCCGAGGCCGTGGCGATCGCCCGCGCCCTGTTTTACTCTCCGGGGCGGCAGCGCTGGGAGAGCCACCGCATTCTCTACGGCCACGTGCGCGACCCCCGCACCGGGCAGTCCGTAGACGAAGCCCTGCTGCTGCTCATGCTGGCCCCCCGCTCCTACACCCGCGAGGATGTGGTGGAGTTTCACTGCCACGGCGGGCTAATGGCGGTGCAGCAGGTGCTGGGGCTCTGCCTCAGCCAGGGGGCCAGGCTGGCGGAACCGGGGGAGTTTACCCTGCGGGCGTTTTTGAACGGGCGGCTGGACCTCACCCAGGCGGAGGGGGTGGCCGATCTGGTGGCGGCCCAGTCTACCCTGGCGGCCAAAACGGCCCTGGCGGGGGTGCAGGGCAAGCTGACGGGGGCCATTCGGCAGCTGCGCTCCACCTGCCTGGATGTGCTGGCCGAGGTGGAGGCCCGCATTGATTTCGAAGACGATCTGCCGCCGCTGGACGAAGGCGCGGTGCGATCGCAGCTGGCCACCGTACTGGCCGAAGTCGAGCGCCTGCTGGCCACCGCCGAGTCGGGGGAACTGCTGCGTACGGGGCTGAAGGTGGCGATTGTCGGTCGCCCCAACGTGGGCAAGTCGAGTCTGCTGAATGCCTGGAGCCGCTGCGATCGCGCCATTGTCACCGACCTGCCCGGCACCACCCGCGACGTGGTGGAGTCGCAGCTGGTGGTGGGTGGTATTCCCATTCAGGTGCTCGATACGGCGGGCATTCGCGAGGCCAGCGACCCGGTGGAGCAAATTGGCATTGCGCGATCGCGCCAGGTAGCCCAGGGAGCCGATCTGGTGCTGCTCACCATCGATGCCGCCGCCGGGTGGACTGAGGCCGACCAGCGGCTCTACGCGTCGGTGCGGGAGAGTTCCCTGATCTTGGTGATCAACAAGGTAGATCTGCTGGCTGATGGCGCTGCGATTGACAGCGCCATTCCCAGGGGCTTGCCGACAGTGCACACCGCCGCCGCCCAGCAGCAGGGCATCGATGCCCTGGAGCAGGCGATTCTCAAGACCATCCACGCCGACCATCTCACTCCGAGCAACCTGGAGTTTACCGTCAACCAGCGCCAGGGGGCTGCCCTTACCCAGGCGAGAAACGCCCTGGTGCAGGTGCAGCAAACCATCGAGCAGCAGCTGCCGCTCGATTTTTGGACGATTGATTTGAGAAGTGCGATCGCCGCCCTGGGCAGTATTACCGGCGACGAAATCACCGAGTCTATGCTCGACGAAATCTTCAGTCGGTTCTGTATTGGCAAATAG
- a CDS encoding DUF2062 domain-containing protein yields the protein MTTTTPAIDPTPELTPKPKTTMGKLSTPQWRRQLRYVYLRFLRLQGSPEHLARGMASGVFAGCFPLFGLQTLIGIGVATVLRGNRLMAAASTWVSNPFTYVPIFAFNYQVGHWLLGGTATPAFDNLDTLKNWMDMGTEVSVRLMLGSAVVGLVAGFASYFGGLPLIRRVRWSKTGPRGQRASAPDRSIS from the coding sequence ATGACGACGACTACCCCCGCCATCGACCCCACTCCCGAGTTGACCCCTAAACCTAAGACCACAATGGGAAAACTGAGCACACCCCAGTGGCGGCGACAGCTCCGCTACGTCTATCTGCGCTTTTTGCGGCTCCAGGGCAGTCCAGAGCACCTGGCGCGGGGCATGGCATCGGGGGTCTTTGCGGGCTGTTTTCCGCTGTTTGGCCTGCAGACTCTTATTGGCATTGGGGTGGCCACGGTGCTGCGGGGCAATCGGCTGATGGCGGCGGCCTCGACCTGGGTCAGCAACCCCTTTACCTACGTGCCTATCTTTGCCTTTAACTACCAGGTTGGTCACTGGCTGCTGGGGGGCACCGCTACTCCGGCCTTTGACAATCTCGACACCCTCAAAAACTGGATGGATATGGGCACCGAGGTCTCCGTGCGGCTGATGCTGGGCAGCGCTGTAGTTGGGCTAGTCGCCGGGTTTGCCAGCTACTTTGGTGGGCTGCCCTTAATCCGCCGGGTGCGATGGTCAAAGACTGGCCCCAGGGGCCAGCGCGCCAGCGCGCCCGACCGCAGCATAAGCTAG
- the dapB gene encoding 4-hydroxy-tetrahydrodipicolinate reductase, whose protein sequence is MTAQTTIPVVVNGAYGKMGREVIKAVAQADDMTLVGAIDKNPELLGQDIGEAIGAQPLEVPIMNDLEATLVAAQSEGLAVMVDFTHPDSVYESVRTAIAYGVRPVVGTTGLSNDQIRDLAEFADKASIGCLIVPNFSIGVVLMQQAAQQAAQYFDHVEIIELHHNQKADAPSGTAVQTAQMLAEAQKTFNAPLVKETETMPGARGGTTPEGINIHSVRLPGLIAHQEILFGSPGQLYTLRHDTSDRASFMPGVLLCIRRVMALKSLIYGLDKVL, encoded by the coding sequence ATGACTGCTCAAACCACTATTCCCGTCGTAGTCAACGGTGCCTACGGCAAGATGGGCCGCGAGGTGATCAAGGCCGTAGCCCAGGCTGACGATATGACCCTGGTGGGGGCGATCGACAAAAATCCTGAGCTGCTGGGTCAAGACATTGGCGAGGCGATTGGCGCTCAGCCCTTAGAAGTGCCCATCATGAACGACCTGGAGGCCACCCTGGTGGCAGCCCAGAGTGAAGGACTGGCGGTGATGGTTGACTTTACCCACCCCGACAGCGTCTATGAGTCGGTGCGAACGGCGATCGCCTACGGTGTGCGCCCGGTGGTCGGTACCACCGGCCTCTCCAACGACCAGATTCGCGACCTGGCGGAGTTTGCCGACAAGGCCAGCATTGGCTGCCTGATCGTGCCCAACTTTTCCATTGGGGTGGTGCTGATGCAGCAGGCGGCCCAGCAGGCCGCTCAGTACTTCGACCATGTGGAGATTATCGAGCTGCACCACAACCAGAAGGCCGATGCCCCCAGCGGCACCGCCGTGCAGACTGCCCAAATGCTGGCGGAGGCGCAAAAAACCTTTAACGCGCCTCTGGTGAAAGAAACCGAGACTATGCCGGGGGCGCGGGGGGGGACGACCCCAGAGGGCATCAATATCCACAGCGTGCGGCTGCCGGGGCTGATTGCCCACCAGGAGATTCTGTTTGGCTCGCCGGGGCAGCTCTACACCCTGCGCCACGACACCAGCGATCGCGCCAGCTTTATGCCCGGGGTGCTGCTCTGCATTCGCCGGGTGATGGCGCTTAAGTCGCTGATCTACGGCCTGGATAAAGTGCTTTAA
- a CDS encoding Npt1/Npt2 family nucleotide transporter — MSLSRPVKGIESLRERFLDLINLRPGEEERTLLMFAFYTATSMGILWLEVSSAALFLDAYGAASLPWIYIFSAGVGLGLSVVYSWLQRLFPLRRVIVMIAMLMALPILGFRWGLTVPLLAAPMVFSMRLWIEAIYGLNDLNLSVTANQLFNIREIKRAYPIISSGNLVADVISGFSVYLLLKLIGLQNVLLLSFVVMVVGAALLYHLSRSYEHAFPDSPRRQAEDAESVESFRSRQRLQGPIQQYVVLLFSFFVLAQMLLFSIEFQFFNQLETSLDGDDIAVFLGFFSGLLGLIELFTQWFTSSRLIEREGVFKVALVLPSVIGVIGVITLVGSYPVRLGVTAMFVGLIVLKFFDEWLRYTLVATTRPILFQPIPDQVRSTVQSWVGGIAEPLSMGGTGVAILVTIALCNRVGLTDTLAQARLFLLGTIVAALVWFAIMVLLRSRYLNLLVRGAERGLLTFSDANLRVLKRAFIEQLEKPGLDANKRSCIELLSHIDPQNVGEILAPRLADLPPALQRQSLEAMLEHPNSAYTEQVQALLEVPHQAPEILALALRYVWLAQERFDINDLRPYLPPEVDAVVRGTAASLMLRRGNLQERAEATATLRKMLVHDEERERVMGCRALGEADYMESLSIYIDDLLQDSSLRVRRAILEAIAATQYKKYYPSLLKALQYKSTREAAVAALTRLGNEALPMLQELALDSYRPESLRNQAWQVIGDIGTVAALEFLIQNLITTWGSTRRHILRILLSLYQESGVKRSSLIDGVLDRGLGRGGIEDLINTELAFAGQMLAAKVDLAASRVDGIEADLLREALNGLQADATERLFMLLRFVSPATAIQAAQVSLSGSAAQWARGIEILDNVVDVANKRSILILLDRRLDADKLKLLALSTPLIAYGPLPPRDRLRQLLDLRNFLSDWAIACCFHLARVQRWNLTAEHTLASLQHPTGFVREAVLAYLAVASPRALRELLPLMQQDADPLVLAQIKQLITTYNLEPSPSAG, encoded by the coding sequence ATGAGCTTATCTAGACCGGTTAAGGGAATCGAGTCCCTGCGGGAGCGATTTCTCGACCTTATCAATCTGCGGCCTGGGGAAGAAGAACGCACGCTGCTCATGTTTGCGTTCTACACTGCCACCTCCATGGGGATCCTGTGGCTCGAGGTGAGCTCGGCAGCGCTGTTTTTGGATGCCTACGGAGCGGCCAGCCTGCCGTGGATCTATATCTTCAGTGCGGGGGTAGGTCTGGGGCTGAGCGTAGTCTATTCGTGGCTCCAGCGGCTGTTTCCCCTGCGCCGGGTGATCGTGATGATCGCCATGCTGATGGCTCTGCCAATTTTGGGGTTTCGCTGGGGCCTGACGGTGCCCCTGCTGGCCGCCCCTATGGTGTTTTCGATGCGGCTGTGGATTGAGGCCATCTATGGCCTCAACGACCTCAATTTGTCAGTGACGGCCAACCAGCTGTTCAATATTCGCGAGATCAAACGGGCGTACCCGATCATCAGCAGCGGCAACCTGGTGGCCGATGTGATCAGCGGCTTTTCGGTATACCTGCTGCTGAAGCTGATTGGGCTACAAAACGTGCTGCTGCTCTCCTTTGTGGTGATGGTGGTGGGGGCGGCGCTGTTGTACCACCTCAGCCGCAGCTACGAGCACGCTTTTCCCGACTCGCCCCGCCGTCAGGCGGAGGACGCTGAGTCGGTGGAGAGCTTCAGGTCGCGCCAGCGGCTTCAGGGGCCAATTCAGCAGTACGTGGTGCTGCTGTTTTCGTTCTTTGTGCTGGCGCAGATGCTGCTGTTTTCCATTGAGTTTCAGTTCTTCAATCAGCTGGAGACCAGCCTGGACGGAGACGATATTGCGGTTTTTTTAGGCTTTTTTAGCGGCCTACTGGGGCTGATTGAGCTGTTTACACAGTGGTTTACCTCCAGCCGACTGATTGAGCGGGAGGGGGTGTTTAAGGTGGCGCTGGTGCTGCCCTCGGTGATTGGGGTAATTGGGGTGATTACCCTGGTGGGCAGCTACCCGGTGCGGCTGGGGGTAACGGCGATGTTCGTCGGGCTGATCGTGCTGAAGTTTTTTGATGAGTGGCTGCGCTACACGCTGGTGGCCACCACCCGACCGATTCTGTTTCAGCCGATTCCTGACCAGGTGCGCAGTACGGTGCAGTCGTGGGTGGGGGGCATTGCTGAGCCGCTGTCGATGGGGGGTACTGGGGTGGCCATTTTGGTCACCATTGCTCTGTGCAACCGGGTTGGGCTGACCGATACTCTGGCCCAGGCGCGGCTGTTTTTGCTGGGTACAATTGTGGCGGCGCTGGTGTGGTTTGCAATTATGGTGCTGCTGCGATCGCGCTACCTCAACCTGCTGGTGCGGGGGGCCGAGCGCGGTCTGCTGACCTTTTCTGACGCCAACCTGCGGGTGCTGAAGCGGGCCTTTATTGAGCAGCTGGAAAAGCCTGGCCTAGATGCCAACAAGCGATCGTGCATTGAGCTGCTGAGCCATATCGATCCCCAAAACGTGGGCGAAATTTTGGCTCCCCGCCTGGCGGATCTGCCCCCGGCCCTCCAGCGCCAGAGTTTGGAGGCTATGCTGGAGCACCCCAACTCGGCCTACACCGAGCAGGTGCAGGCGCTGCTGGAGGTACCCCACCAGGCCCCGGAGATTTTGGCCTTGGCCCTGCGCTATGTGTGGCTGGCCCAGGAGCGCTTCGATATCAACGATCTGCGCCCCTATCTGCCGCCGGAGGTGGATGCGGTGGTGCGGGGTACGGCGGCCTCGCTGATGCTGCGGCGGGGCAACCTCCAGGAGCGGGCCGAGGCCACCGCCACCCTGCGAAAAATGCTGGTGCACGATGAAGAGCGAGAGCGGGTGATGGGCTGCCGCGCCCTGGGGGAGGCCGACTATATGGAATCCCTCAGCATCTACATTGACGACCTGCTGCAAGACTCGTCGCTGCGGGTGCGGCGGGCGATTTTAGAGGCGATCGCCGCCACCCAGTACAAAAAATACTATCCCTCGCTGCTCAAGGCGCTCCAGTACAAGTCAACCCGCGAGGCCGCCGTGGCCGCCCTCACTCGCCTGGGCAACGAGGCTCTGCCCATGCTTCAGGAGCTGGCCCTCGACAGCTACCGGCCCGAGAGTTTGCGTAACCAGGCCTGGCAGGTGATCGGCGACATTGGTACGGTAGCGGCCCTGGAGTTTTTAATTCAAAACCTGATCACCACCTGGGGCAGCACCCGCCGCCACATTCTGCGAATTTTGCTCAGCCTCTACCAGGAGTCGGGGGTGAAGCGGTCGTCTCTGATTGACGGGGTCTTAGATCGCGGCCTGGGGCGCGGCGGCATCGAAGATCTGATCAATACTGAGCTGGCCTTTGCCGGGCAGATGCTGGCGGCCAAGGTCGATCTGGCTGCTAGTCGGGTCGATGGCATTGAGGCCGATCTGCTGCGCGAGGCCCTCAACGGGCTCCAGGCCGATGCCACCGAGCGGCTGTTTATGCTGCTGCGGTTTGTGTCGCCCGCCACGGCGATTCAGGCGGCCCAGGTAAGCCTCAGCGGCTCGGCGGCCCAGTGGGCTAGAGGCATTGAAATTCTCGACAACGTGGTGGATGTGGCCAACAAACGGTCGATTTTGATCCTGCTCGATCGCCGTCTGGATGCCGACAAGCTGAAACTGCTGGCCCTGTCTACGCCGCTAATTGCCTATGGACCGCTGCCGCCGCGCGATCGCCTGCGGCAGCTGCTCGACCTGCGCAACTTTCTGTCGGACTGGGCGATCGCCTGCTGCTTTCACCTGGCCCGCGTGCAGCGATGGAACCTGACCGCCGAGCATACCCTGGCCTCGCTCCAGCACCCCACCGGCTTTGTGCGCGAGGCCGTACTGGCCTACCTGGCCGTGGCCTCACCCCGCGCCCTGCGGGAGCTGCTGCCCCTGATGCAGCAGGATGCCGACCCGCTGGTGCTGGCCCAAATCAAGCAGCTGATCACCACCTATAATTTGGAGCCGAGCCCCTCCGCTGGCTGA